From a single Porites lutea chromosome 10, jaPorLute2.1, whole genome shotgun sequence genomic region:
- the LOC140949878 gene encoding uncharacterized protein, whose protein sequence is MEGKFLVSLLILGLASSSLAKGGHRGRDHDHDRYHKKHDDDKKCPPLYTSPDLPMKCSTSGEGCSKITCSTQLDGQTVTLSLQFNSAEDVMSATITLKVPNLDYEWSHTFKSGDKIQVPGFPLKIKGVANADMYLMLKLVKGKMGVAFKVDLYVKIDSSEPLDVTLVKGKVPHMEHHRWSKCGRFASWFKRQSTAVKASIIVSAILVSLMVVFAIAYCCKKRRTSASKLGVKPPTYEEATYPIKSKVPMEPLVNEE, encoded by the exons ATGGAGGGAAAGTTTCTCGTTTCGTTGCTCATTTTGGGCCTGGCTTCTTCTTCTCTAG CAAAAGGTGGACACCGTGGCCGTGACCATGATCATGACAGGTATCACAAGAAACATGATGACGACAAGAAATGTCCTCCACTTTACACTTCTCCTGACCTTCCTATGAAGTGTTCCACCAGCGGGGAAGGCTGTAGCAAAATCACTTGCTCTACACAGCTGGATGGTCAGACCGTCACGCTGAGTCTTCAGTTTAACTCTGCTGAGGATGTAATGAGTGCAACAATCACTCTTAAGGTTCCAAACCTTGACTATGAATGGTCGCATACTTTCAAGAGTGGAGACAAGATCCAGGTACCAGGTTTCCCTCTAAAGATCAAAGGAGTGGCTAATGCAGATATGTACCTGATGTTGAAACTCGTCAAAGGAAAAATGGGAGTTGCATTCAAG GTGGATCTCTATGTCAAGATTGACAGTTCAGAACCTTTGGATGTTACCTTAGTGAAGGGCAAGGTGCCTCACATGGAGCATCACCGCTGGAGCAAATGCGGCA GGTTTGCATCCTGGTTCAAGCGCCAGTCCACCGCTGTCAAGGCCAGCATCATTGTGAGTGCTATCTTGGTTTCCCTGATGGTGGTCTTTGCCATTGCCTACTGCTGCAAGAAACGTCGCACCAGTGCAAGCAAGTTGGGCGTCAAGCCTCCAACTTATGAAGAGGCTACATATCCCATTAAAAGCAAGGTTCCAATGGAACCACTGGTCAATGAGGAGTAG